From Phocoena phocoena chromosome 16, mPhoPho1.1, whole genome shotgun sequence, a single genomic window includes:
- the LOC136136079 gene encoding voltage-dependent calcium channel gamma-like subunit, with protein MTALGVQAQKLLAQRRPRRSFFEPSIRALIILCASLAVGLSSLSICDGHWLLADDRLFGLWHFCTTSNQAELHCLRDLRQAHVPGLASGMAVARSVATLAVVVAIFGLEPLMVSQVSEDAHSWHKWAVGSALFLLASILSFGGLLSFLTLLRNEVTLMGLSLTFWSEYTASFLFFLNAISGLHINSISRTDSVTYPWGLPAKF; from the coding sequence GCCCAGAAGCTGCTGGCCCAAAGGAGGCCCCGCCGGTCCTTCTTTGAACCCTCCATCCGGGCCCTCATCATCTTGTGCGCCTCCCTGGCCGTgggcctctcctccctctccatctgCGATGGCCACTGGCTCCTGGCCGACGACCGTCTGTTCGGGCTGTGGCACTTCTGCACCACCTCCAACCAGGCTGAGCTGCACTGCCTCCGAGACCTGAGGCAGGCCCACGTGCCCGGGCTAGCCTCGGGCATGGCTGTGGCCCGCAGCGTGGCCACCTTGGCCGTGGTGGTCGCCATCTTCGGCCTGGAGCCCCTCATGGTGTCCCAGGTGTCCGAGGACGCCCACTCGTGGCACAAGTGGGCCGTGGGCTCCGCCCTCTTCCTCCTCGCGTCCATCCTCTCCTTCGGGGGCCTCCTGAGCTTCCTGACTCTCCTTAGGAACGAGGTCACGCTCATGGGCCTCAGCCTGACGTTCTGGAGCGAATACAcggcctccttcctcttcttcctgaacGCCATCAGCGGCCTCCACATCAACAGTATCAGCCGGACTGACAGCGTCACGTACCCCTGGGGCCTGCCTGCAAAATTTTAG